AATGCTGGTCAAACCGTGACAAATTATGAAGAGTCAAAAGCAATTTATATTAATGGTCAGAAGTATTTACCAGATCCCGATGTGTATACTTTTCTTCTCGGTGGTGTTGATAAATTTGGTACGGTAGCCGAAAGTGATTCATACCTTAATAATGAGCAGATCGACTTTATCTCAGTGATTGCCTATGATAAAAATAAAAACACCTGCAAGATTCTAATTATCAACCGGGACACAATGATGGAAGTGCCGGTATTGGGGTTGGGCGGTAAAAGTGCCGGCACAGCCTTTGAACAAATTGCTTTGTCCCATACTTATGGGTCGGGCCTTAAAGATAGTGCGGAAAATACTGTCGATGCCGTGGAAAAACTACTCGGCGGGATCACCGTGGGCAATTACGCGATTATGAAAATGGATGCTATTCCGGTGTTGAATGATATGGTCGGGGGGGTAAGCCTGACCCTGACAGAAAATCTGCCTCAGATGGATCCGTCCTTTATTGCCGGTTCCACCGTGACTTTAAAAGGCGATCTGGCCTTGCAATTTATCCGCCGACGTATTGATGTTTCAGACGGAACCAACCTGGCCCGAATCCGCCGGCAGGAACAGTATATTAACGGGTTTTATAATAACTTAAGGTTGAAGGTTTCAGAAAATGGTAATTTTTTAGTCAAAGCTTTTGGTTCTGTGGAAGATTATCTGACCACCGATTGTGATTATGTGCAAATGAATGAGTTTCAGAATTATATTAAAACCTACCCGGAAGCGACCATTTATACCATGGCCGGGGAAGCCCGGAAGGGTGCTGAATTTATTGAGTTTTACCCGGATCAAACAAATTTAACCCAATTAACCGTTGATCTTTTTTATAAACAGGCCGAATAGTGGGAAAGGCAGAAATTGAATTGGTTTAAGGGGGAGGTTTAGCTGGCAGTTACTATCCATTATATGTTATGTGAAAATGAGGGAACAAAATGTATAAAGTCTATAAAGAAAGTTGGTTAAAATATTACCGGTTCGTAGGCAGTGATTTTATCTGTCTCTATGTGGCATTTTTATTGCCGTTGAGCAGTGGGATTGTGACAAAGAATAATTACGGATCGTACTTGGAACTGGCACTAATGATCGGCGGTAGTTTTTATTTTTACATTTTATTAAACGATGCATACAAGAATATTTACTGCCGGGGCTATTTGCTAGAATTAAAGGCGACCCTGGTTCAGGTTAGTATCATTTATGGCGGGGTTATCTTCTTTACCTTTTTGTTAAAAACCACCGCGGTTTATTCACGGCTGAATTTGACCTTAATGTATTGTTTGACAGTAGTTTTAACCTATACACTCAGGACGATGATTAAAAACATCAGCATAAAGCGGATGAAAAGCAGTGGCTATGCTAAGACGGGGGTTGTGTTTACCTTTAGCGATCGACTGGAAGAGTTAGACACCATTATCAGCAGCGTTCAAAGTAATGATTGTGAGCTTTACAATTTTAACCGGGTTGTGGTGTTGGATGATCAGCCGGCGGTCGGGTGTAACATTCCCAGATTATCATCAAAAGAGGCGGCTTTTAAATATATCAAAAAAAATGTGGTGGATGATGTGCTGATCTTTGCCAATCATTACAATGAATTGATTTATGAAATCGAAGAAACCTGCATATCAATGGGAGTAGTGGTCCATTATGTGCTGGGGGAACGAAAGAGTAAATATCCCAAGAAGGAAATCATTGAGGAGTTTGGTCAGTATAAAATTGTTACCAGTGGCTTAAACGTTATCAGTGTACGGCAATTGTTTGTGAAGCGGTTGATTGATATTTGTGGCAGCCTGGTGGGGCTTTTGATTACCGGGGTTTGTTGTCTCTTTGTCGCCCCGATGATTCTGATTGAAAGCCCGGGGCCGATCTTTTACTCGCAAACCCGGGTGGGGGCCAACGGCCGACCCTTTAAAATCTATAAGTTCCGGTCAATGTATCCGGATGCTGAAAAGCGTAAGGCGGAGCTGATGGCCCAGAACAAAATGGACGGGCTGATGTTTAAGATGGATAATGACCCCAGGATTATTAAGGGGATTGGCCAGTTTATCCGGTCTACCAGCATTGACGAGTTACCGCAAATGTGGAATGTGCTAAAAGGCGACATGTCCCTGGTGGGTACCCGGCCACCAACCATGGATGAGTTTAAAGAATACAGTTTTCACCATAAATCCCGATTGGCCATGAAGCCCGGCATCACCGGCTTATGGCAGATCAGCGGCCGTAGCGAAGTGACTAATTTTGAAGAGGTAGTGGCCTTAGACAACAAGTATATCAGCGAGTGGCGGATGATCTCGGATGTTAAGATATTGTTTAAGACGGTGATGGTTGTGTTTGGGAGATATGGAGCGGTGTGATACCGGTGAGAATGGCTTTGACAATTCAAGAAGATTTCATGGTTACAGGAGATTAAGGTGACAGCATAGTTGAAGGGTCATTGGATTCTTTTAAAAGAGGCGTCGGTTGGCTTGATGGTTGTTGAAGAAAACGATGAAGGGTTAGTGTCGGTGATTGATTTTTTCAATAAAAGGATGATAAAAACTCCACTATGTAAGTAAATGCATAGTGGAGTTTTTTGAAAATAAGTCGCATATAGTAGAATTATTCGAGATTAGCTTTTGATTTGCATAGCCAGGATTTACGATATTGGGTCTATTTTATGTATATATTGTAAATTGATAACTTTGAAAGTAATGAGATTTTTTTGTTGACACGGTTAAGTGTGATAGGTAATTGCGAAACTAATTATAAAAACTGACGTAAATAAGCCATTCAAAAAAAACTTTGGTTAGATATAGGCTGATTTGGTGTTGAAATGTATGAAAATACTGCGTAAGAAATGGCTTGTCCAAGGTGAATATTGAGTTTCGAAAACACCTATTAAGTATGATACTGAAAGATAATAGGAGTCTTGTAGGGAACAGGCCTCCCACGCTGGATGAGTATGAGAAGTTTGAGCTGCATCACAGGAAGAGGATGGCGACGAGGACGGGACTGACGGGGATGTGTCAGGAGCGTTATTACGGTTTTTGAGAAACTATGGCGCTGGATGCAAGGTATATTGAGAAGTGGAATATTGGGCTGGATTCGAAGATATTGATGCAGACGGTGATGGTTGTAATTGGGAGAAAAGAGCCGAGGTAAATGGTTGTTTTATAAATGCGACATAATATGAATACGGCATAATAGGGACAAAAGCAGGTAGACCTAGATGGGAGATCTGCTAAGTTCATATTTTCTTACCTGAGAAAATGAAAAAAACCTTATAAAATCAAGGAGTTTTATCATTCGAGGAGGTGAGAGACGTGTTCAACGAATTGGAAGAAATTCTGATTGCTGCTTATCATGTTTTGAATAAAAAATTAAAAACGGCTTGGAATTATGGATTATGAGCTATAGATGAGATAGGATAGCCACAATTGATAATGGGTTGTCGGTGGGCAAGGTTGGAGTTCACAACTTTTAAAGGCCGAAGGCGAGAGCCAACCCACATGGAGTGAAAAAAGAAAAAAGTGGAGTGCTACACCTCTGTGAAGAGGACTTTAACGTATTGTATTTTTAGAATCAAAGTGGTTAGAAAAACACCTTTGATAGTTCGGAGTCATGCTAGGGATGATGGTGTTGAAGAAAAAAAGAAATAAAAAAACTAACACTAACCTAAAAACCTGAAAAGTTCCCAGCCGTTGGGGGTGGTGTTGAGATTTTTAGTTTAGTAGTTGATAACATGCCATGGCTGGCCCGAAGAGAAGAAAAGATAAAACGGTATAAAGGCCGATAGAAGATATAGAAGAAATGGGGAGTTAAGTAATGGCTGAAAACTATAGTGTATTAATGTCAGTTTACTATAAAGAAAAACCAGAATATTTAAAGTTGGCGATTCAGTCAATGCTTGACCAAACTGTAAAGGCAAATGAGTTTATTGTGGTTAAAGATGGTCCTCTTACGCCTGGATTAGATGCTGTTATTGATGAGTATGTAGAGAAGAATCCGGGTTTGTTTACGGTAATAGCAAATCCGACAAACCTTGGTTTAGGTCCAGCTTTAAGAAAAGGTGTAATAGCTGCAAAGAATGAACTTATTGCTCGTATGGATTCTGATGATTATGTGATTCCTGATAGGTGTGAAAAGCAACTTGAATGTTTTGAAGATGATCCAGAACTTGGAATGGTAGGTTCATATGAAGCTGAATTTATCGACACGATAGATAATGTTGTTTCTATACATAAGGTGCCTGATACAAACCAAGAAATATTTAATTTTATGCGTAGAAGATGCGCAGTACTTCATCCAACCGTTATTTTTAAGAAGAGTGAAGTAATTAGGGCTGGTAATTATCAGGTAACATCATTCTATACTGTGTACGAAGACTATGATTTATTTGCTCGTATGATATTTGATGAAAAAGTCAAATGCTATAACATTCAGGATACGCTTTACTACATAAGAACAAATCAAGACTTCTATGAACGTAGAGGTGGAGCAAAATATGCAAAGACTGTTTTGAGGTTTAAATGGCATCTATTTCAAAAGGGACACATGTTATTTATTGATTTTTTCGTTAGTGGATTAGGGCAAGCATTTGTTTGCGTACTTCCCAATAAAGTAAGAAAAATGATTTATATGAAATTATTGAGGAAATAAGAAATCTAGAACTAAATATATAGTTACTAGAAAGACGGTAGTAAGGGGGTATTCTTTATGAAAAAAGTTGGAATTATTACACAGCATAGAGTTGTGAACTATGGCTCTGTGCTTCAAGCATATGCATTGCAAAAAAAAGTAGAAGATTTAGGGTATGAATGTGAAGTTATTGATTACTATCCTGAAAGATTTACTCCAACAGGCATGGTTAAAAGAATAAAAACAAAGAGTAAAAAGCTCGAGAAGAGTTTACTATTAAGAACTATCGCTAGAGTAATAATCTTTCCATCTTATATTATTAGATTTAAAATGTTTTTTAATTTTATGAAAAGTCGAATAAATCTAAGTAAGAAAACTTTTAGAAGTATTGAAGAACTGGAAAATTATAAATTCGACTATGATATTTATTGTACGGGTAGTGATCAAGTTTGGAACTATGGTTGGAATGAAAAAATAGAGTATCCTTATTTCTTATCCTTTGCGCCAGTTAATAGGACTAAGATTTCATATGCAGCTAGTTTTGGGAAAAGTTCGTTGTTGGATTGTGAAATCGACGAAACAAAGAGACTGTTAAGTAGATATAATCATATTACGGTCCGAGAATTATCAGGTGTTGAGATAATCAATGCGTTGGGAATTTGTGGAAGCACAAATGTATTAGACCCTACATTGCTTTTAACTGGAAATGAATGGAGAGAAATATCATCAAATAAATATAAGGATGATAAGTATATATTAATTTACAACCTGAATAGAAATGAAAAAATAGATAACTATGCGAAAACTTTATCTAAAAAAACAGGGTTAGAAGTAAGATATATTAGTTATCAACTTCATGAATTCTATAAAAATGGTAAGATGTATTGTAACAACAAAGTCGAAGACTTCTTATCTTTAATTGACAATGCCCAGTATGTAATTACCGATTCGTTCCATGTGACAGCTTACTCATTAAATTTTAATAAGGAATTTGTAATTGTGTATCCTGGAAAATATAGTACAAGGTTGCAAAGTATTCTTGAAATATTGGGATTAACAAATAGAGTTGCAAAAGATAAAAATGATATGACTGTGGTAGAGGAAAAAATTAATTATAAAAAAGTTAATCATATTCTAAATGATGAAAGAAGCAGATCATTGGATTGGTTACGTGAGGCATTAAAATCGGAGGATATTCAGGGATGAGTTTCAAAAATAATATAAAAAAAGGTATTAATGAAATTCTTAGATATATGCCAATAAAGAAATATGTTAATACACCTGTCCTATATGGAGAATTACTTAAAGGGCGAACAGCTTTAATTACAGGTGGAACCAGTGGAATAGGATATGAAATAGCCAAGTCATTTTTAAGAAACGGGGCAAATGTTGTAATAACAGGAAGAAATAATAAAAAATTAGAAAAAGCATGCGAAGAACTTAAAAAAGATTTTTCTGATTTGATTATAAGGGGGGTTCAGTTGGATAATTGCAACATTTTAGAGATGCAATCAGTATTTGACACTTTAACAATTAATAATTCTTGTTGTATAGATATATTCGTAAATAATGCTGGTGTTTTGAATAAAACTTCGTTTGGACTTGCTTCTGAATCAGATTGGGATTTAGTAATGAACTCTGATTTAAAAGGTCCATATTTTTTAACTCAGTTTGTAGCAAAATATATGATAGACAATAAAATCGAAGGAAATATTTTAAATGTTACGTCCTCATCAGCAATAAGACCGGGATTGAATTCATATCATTTTGCCAAAAATTCTATGATGAATTTTACAAAAGGTCTTGCGAAGGAACTTATTGAGCATGGAATTGTTGTTAATGGTATTGCTCCAGGTCCAACTGCTACAAGTATGATTTCCGATGATGATAATATCAGTAGACCTGCATCTCCAGCAAAAAGGTATTGTACTCCTGAAGAAATTGCTAATTTATCGACTATATTAGTAAGCAGTATTTCGAGGATGGTTATTGGTGACACCTTATTTGCTACAGGTGGATGTGGAACTATTACATTTGATGATTAAAGGAGTTTGAACTAAATGTATACAGAAATGAAAGCTTATCAGCTCGTAATTGCGATGCTAAAAAAATATGATATTAAAGACTTGGTTTTATCAGCAGGTTCTAGAAATGTTCCATTTGTTCATTCTGTCGAAAAGGATGATTTCTTCAATTGTTATTCTGTGGTTGACGAACGAAGCGCAGGTTATTTTGCTTTAGGATTATCACAAGAAAAGAATAAACCTGTTTTAATTTCCTGTACGGCTTCAACTGCATCATGCAATTATTATCCTCCCGTGGCTGAGGCATTCTATCAAAACGTACCTATGATTATTTTGACTAGCGATAGAAATCCGCACATGTTAGGACAACGAGAAGATCAGATGATTGATCAAGTAAATATGTTTGATAGACATGTTAAAAAGTCGGTGAATCTTCCTATTATTAATAATAAAGAGGATGAGAAATATTGTGTCAGATTATTGAACGAGGCTTTTTTGGAATTAAATCATAATGGGTTGACTGGCACTGTACATATAAATGTACCCATGAATTCCTATAATAGAACATTCAATGTAAAGGAACTTCCTGAGATTAACAAAATTACAAGAGTAGAGATTAATGATAAAATCCTATGGAATGAAAAGATAGAAAAACTTAATTCATTTAAAAAGATAATGTTGATTTGTGGACAATGCAGTTATGTTAGCGATGAATTAAAAGTGTCTATAACTGAATTTTTCCAGAATTATAATTCAGCAATCATTGTTGATCATATGTCAAATTTGGATGCTGAATATGGCATAAATACAATAATGACTTTTGATGAAAACTATATCAATGCGGAAAAATTCAATGAATTAATGCCCGACTTGGTTATTTCTTTTGGTGGACAAGTATTTTCTGGTATTAAAGGGCATTTGAGGAAAAATTATACAAAATTCGAACATTGGTCAATTTATGAGCGTGGTGAAGTATGTGACTTATTCAAAGGTTTAACAACTATATTTGAATGTAAACCAGAGTTCTTTTTTGATCAGATAAATAAAAATGCAACAAGTCTAAATGATATGAAATATTATAATGACTTACTTGCTTATAATAGTAAAGCTAAGATTCCTCAATTACCTTACTCCAATGTATATGCAATAAAAGGTGTTGTTGAGTCAATTCCTTCAAATTCTATTTTACACTTGAGTATAAATGACAGTATCAGAATTTCAAATTTCTTTAAGTTGAACAGTGGGATAAAAACATATTCTAATATTGGAACATATGGTATTGATGGGTGTATGTCTTCTTTTATAGGTCAGAGTGTTGCTTCTCCTGATAAACAAGCATATTTAATTATAGGTGATTTATCCTTTTTCTATGATATGAACTCGATTAAGATTAATTCTTTAGGAGATAATGTTCATATCTTGCTATTGAATAATTCTGGAGCTGCTGAATTTTACTATAACAAAACATGGATAGATAAAGATAGCGATAGGCATACTTCAGCAAGGCATAATATTAAAGCCGAAGGCTGGGTAAGAGAAAATGGTATCGAATACATCTCAAGCAGAAATAAAGAAGAGTTTGATATGAATCTTGAAAGATTTATTTCTGGAAAAGGACCAGTTTTATTTGAAGTGTTTACAGAAATGAGTTCAGATGCAAAAACAGTATATGATGTTTATGATCACAGCAGACCCATTAGCGCAAAAGGAGAAGCTACAAAGAAGCTGAAATCATTTGTAAAAGAAAAAACCGGACAGGAAAAAGCTAAAAAAATATTAGATATTTTAAAAAATAACTAAATGAGGGACAAGTTATGGAAAAAATAAGGATATTACAAATTGTCCCAGATATGAGATCGGGAGGAGTAGAAAACTTTATCATGAACGTCTATAGAAATATAGACCGTAATGAGATACAATTTGATTTTATTGAGCATTATTCAAAAGAAAGCTTTTTTGATAAGGATATTGAAAATCTTGGAGGAAAGATTTATAGAATCCCGTTTAGAGATGATAATAAGCTCTCAAAATACGTTAGAGATTTAAGTAGATTCTACAAGGAACACAAGGAATATCAGGTTGTTCACTGCCATTGGAATGGAATGGGATTCATTCATTTTCTTGTTGCAAAATTTAACGGAGTAAAAATAAGAATTGGTCATAGCCATAATAGTACAGCTGGTGTAGGGAAAAAAGGTGCTATTAAGAAACTGTTTATTATTCCATATAAATATGTTTGCAATATCCGATTTGCTTGTTCAAATGAATCCGGTAAGTTTTTATACGGTAAAAAAGACTTTAAATTTATTCCTAATGGAATAGATATAGATAGGTTTCAATACAATAGTTTTAAAAGAGAAGAAATTAGAAGTAAATATGGAATTGGTGAACATTCTTTAGTAATTGGTAATGTAGGAAGGCTAAATGTCCAAAAGAATCAAAAATTTTTAATAGATGTCTTTGAAAAGGTACGTAGAGTAAATGAGAATTCATTTCTTTTAATTATGGGCTCCGGTGAATTGTTCGATGAATTAAATGATTATATTAAAGGTGAAGATTTAAGTGATTATGTAATTTTTGCAGGAGTACATCCTAACGTAGAGGATTTTTATTCTGCAATGGATGTTTTTTGCTTACCTTCGTTGTTTGAGGGTCTACCTTTAACAGCGGTTGAATCTCAAGCAAGTGGTTTGATGACAGTACTTTCGGATAATATTTCAAGACAAGTAGAAGTCACAAAAAATGTTATTTACTTGAGTAATAAAAATTCTGATACTTGGGTTGATTATATTATTTCAAATACGGATACTTTTGAAAAAGTGGATAGATTAAGTGCCAACAAAGATATGCTAAATAGCCTTTATGACACAAAAGTTGTTGCTAACGGAATAGAAGAATTTTACAAAACCTGTTACAAAAAATTAGTTGAGGATTTTATATGATATGGATAAAAAAACAAACAATTAATCCAGAGGTCACAGATTATTATCTAGAAATAATAGGCGAAGCATATTCTAGACTTGGTGAAAAGGTTGAATATTTTACGGATTGGAATGACTGTAGAGCAATAAAAAAGGATATAATTGTTGTTACAAGATATAAAGAAGTTCTAAAGATGATACTTCAAAGAAGAAGATATATTTATTGGATCCAAGGGATTCTTCCAGAAGAGAATTATGCTTTATATCATAGTAAATTAAAGGTATTTATATATAACATTATTGAAAGAATAATGTTCAACTATACAAATAATCATAACTATCTTTTCATAATGGTCTCTAACAGAATGAAAAAACATTATGAGGATAAATATAGTAAGCAGATTAATAATTGTTACATTATGCCTTGCAACAATGATTCAATACATAAGGAAAGTTTCTTTGAAGAAGGCAAATATAATGAAGATGTTTTTTGTTATGCTGGAGGTCTTAATGTCTGGCAATGTATTGATGAAACTCTAAATATTTACAAGCATATTGAGACTGAGAATCCTAAAGCTAAATTATTATTATTAGTTAAAGACCATAATTTAGCAAAAGAATTAGTTGATAAGTATGGCATTCGAAATTATGAATTTGATTTTGTTCCGGTTGATAAACTCCCAGATAAACTCAAAAAAGTTAAATATGGCTTTATCGTTAGAGAAGATTTGGAGTTAAATAGGGTGGCAACTCCAACTAAACTTATGACTTATATGGGAAATGGTGTTATCTCAATTTTAAGCGAGTGCTTAGAAGGGCTAACTGAAAATCTGGATGAAACCAAATATATTATTAAATTGAAAAATGTGCACGATTTCGATTCGATTAAATGCGCAATGTCAGAGACGGTAGATGCACAAGAAATATACAATGACTATAAACGTATTTATAAAAATCATTATGATGGCAAAACCCATATCAATCGAATGAAGGACGCACTGCCTCGGTAAATTATAGGAGAAAAATTTATATGAAGAAAATTATGTTGGTCTTCGGCACAAGACCTGAAGCAATCAAAATGTGCCCTCTTGCTAATGAACTAAAGAGTCGTGAGAACATTCAAACAGTAGTTTGCGTTACTGGACAGCATAGACAAATGCTTGATCAGGTTCTTGATACTTTTAAAGTTGTGCCTAATTATGATTTGTCTATTATGAAAGATAAACAAACACTTTTTGATATTACAACAAATATCTTGAATAGAATTAAAGAAGTGCTTGAAAAAGAAAGACCTGATGTGGTTTTGGTACATGGTGATACGTCTACAACGTTTGTAACTGCACTTGCTTGTTTCTATTTGCAAATTCCAGTTGGTCATGTAGAAGCAGGACTTCGTACATACAATATATTAAAACCATATCCTGAAGAGTTTAATCGCCAGGCAGTAGGAATTGTATCTCAGTATAATTTTGCACCAACAGAAAAGGCATCGGAAAACCTTATTAACGAAGGTAAAGACCCTTCGAAAATTTGGGTTACGGGCAATACCGTTATTGATGCTCTCAAAACAACTGTTAAAGATGAATATACTCATCCTGAACTTGAATGGGCAAAAGGAAGTCGTTTGATTTTCATCACTGCGCACCGTAGAGAAAATCTA
This is a stretch of genomic DNA from Acetobacterium woodii DSM 1030. It encodes these proteins:
- the menD gene encoding 2-succinyl-5-enolpyruvyl-6-hydroxy-3-cyclohexene-1-carboxylic-acid synthase, which gives rise to MYTEMKAYQLVIAMLKKYDIKDLVLSAGSRNVPFVHSVEKDDFFNCYSVVDERSAGYFALGLSQEKNKPVLISCTASTASCNYYPPVAEAFYQNVPMIILTSDRNPHMLGQREDQMIDQVNMFDRHVKKSVNLPIINNKEDEKYCVRLLNEAFLELNHNGLTGTVHINVPMNSYNRTFNVKELPEINKITRVEINDKILWNEKIEKLNSFKKIMLICGQCSYVSDELKVSITEFFQNYNSAIIVDHMSNLDAEYGINTIMTFDENYINAEKFNELMPDLVISFGGQVFSGIKGHLRKNYTKFEHWSIYERGEVCDLFKGLTTIFECKPEFFFDQINKNATSLNDMKYYNDLLAYNSKAKIPQLPYSNVYAIKGVVESIPSNSILHLSINDSIRISNFFKLNSGIKTYSNIGTYGIDGCMSSFIGQSVASPDKQAYLIIGDLSFFYDMNSIKINSLGDNVHILLLNNSGAAEFYYNKTWIDKDSDRHTSARHNIKAEGWVRENGIEYISSRNKEEFDMNLERFISGKGPVLFEVFTEMSSDAKTVYDVYDHSRPISAKGEATKKLKSFVKEKTGQEKAKKILDILKNN
- a CDS encoding glycosyltransferase, which encodes MAENYSVLMSVYYKEKPEYLKLAIQSMLDQTVKANEFIVVKDGPLTPGLDAVIDEYVEKNPGLFTVIANPTNLGLGPALRKGVIAAKNELIARMDSDDYVIPDRCEKQLECFEDDPELGMVGSYEAEFIDTIDNVVSIHKVPDTNQEIFNFMRRRCAVLHPTVIFKKSEVIRAGNYQVTSFYTVYEDYDLFARMIFDEKVKCYNIQDTLYYIRTNQDFYERRGGAKYAKTVLRFKWHLFQKGHMLFIDFFVSGLGQAFVCVLPNKVRKMIYMKLLRK
- a CDS encoding glycosyltransferase, with the translated sequence MEKIRILQIVPDMRSGGVENFIMNVYRNIDRNEIQFDFIEHYSKESFFDKDIENLGGKIYRIPFRDDNKLSKYVRDLSRFYKEHKEYQVVHCHWNGMGFIHFLVAKFNGVKIRIGHSHNSTAGVGKKGAIKKLFIIPYKYVCNIRFACSNESGKFLYGKKDFKFIPNGIDIDRFQYNSFKREEIRSKYGIGEHSLVIGNVGRLNVQKNQKFLIDVFEKVRRVNENSFLLIMGSGELFDELNDYIKGEDLSDYVIFAGVHPNVEDFYSAMDVFCLPSLFEGLPLTAVESQASGLMTVLSDNISRQVEVTKNVIYLSNKNSDTWVDYIISNTDTFEKVDRLSANKDMLNSLYDTKVVANGIEEFYKTCYKKLVEDFI
- a CDS encoding glycosyltransferase family protein; protein product: MIWIKKQTINPEVTDYYLEIIGEAYSRLGEKVEYFTDWNDCRAIKKDIIVVTRYKEVLKMILQRRRYIYWIQGILPEENYALYHSKLKVFIYNIIERIMFNYTNNHNYLFIMVSNRMKKHYEDKYSKQINNCYIMPCNNDSIHKESFFEEGKYNEDVFCYAGGLNVWQCIDETLNIYKHIETENPKAKLLLLVKDHNLAKELVDKYGIRNYEFDFVPVDKLPDKLKKVKYGFIVREDLELNRVATPTKLMTYMGNGVISILSECLEGLTENLDETKYIIKLKNVHDFDSIKCAMSETVDAQEIYNDYKRIYKNHYDGKTHINRMKDALPR
- the wecB gene encoding non-hydrolyzing UDP-N-acetylglucosamine 2-epimerase produces the protein MKKIMLVFGTRPEAIKMCPLANELKSRENIQTVVCVTGQHRQMLDQVLDTFKVVPNYDLSIMKDKQTLFDITTNILNRIKEVLEKERPDVVLVHGDTSTTFVTALACFYLQIPVGHVEAGLRTYNILKPYPEEFNRQAVGIVSQYNFAPTEKASENLINEGKDPSKIWVTGNTVIDALKTTVKDEYTHPELEWAKGSRLIFITAHRRENLGQPMHNMFRAIRRVMDEHPDVKALYPIHMNPVVRQAAQEELGGLDRIHIIEPVEVFDCHNIMAQSYLILTDSGGIQEEAPSLGKPVLVMRDTTERPEGIAVGTLKLVGTEEEVIYKNFKELLENEEVYNAMAKANNPYGDGHACERIADVLEKDLSNESLCIIFAAIS
- a CDS encoding LCP family protein; amino-acid sequence: MSLAMIVIVTAYLAVTIFGQQLKQVFGQEEIANAGQTVTNYEESKAIYINGQKYLPDPDVYTFLLGGVDKFGTVAESDSYLNNEQIDFISVIAYDKNKNTCKILIINRDTMMEVPVLGLGGKSAGTAFEQIALSHTYGSGLKDSAENTVDAVEKLLGGITVGNYAIMKMDAIPVLNDMVGGVSLTLTENLPQMDPSFIAGSTVTLKGDLALQFIRRRIDVSDGTNLARIRRQEQYINGFYNNLRLKVSENGNFLVKAFGSVEDYLTTDCDYVQMNEFQNYIKTYPEATIYTMAGEARKGAEFIEFYPDQTNLTQLTVDLFYKQAE
- a CDS encoding SDR family NAD(P)-dependent oxidoreductase is translated as MSFKNNIKKGINEILRYMPIKKYVNTPVLYGELLKGRTALITGGTSGIGYEIAKSFLRNGANVVITGRNNKKLEKACEELKKDFSDLIIRGVQLDNCNILEMQSVFDTLTINNSCCIDIFVNNAGVLNKTSFGLASESDWDLVMNSDLKGPYFLTQFVAKYMIDNKIEGNILNVTSSSAIRPGLNSYHFAKNSMMNFTKGLAKELIEHGIVVNGIAPGPTATSMISDDDNISRPASPAKRYCTPEEIANLSTILVSSISRMVIGDTLFATGGCGTITFDD
- a CDS encoding polysaccharide pyruvyl transferase family protein; translated protein: MKKVGIITQHRVVNYGSVLQAYALQKKVEDLGYECEVIDYYPERFTPTGMVKRIKTKSKKLEKSLLLRTIARVIIFPSYIIRFKMFFNFMKSRINLSKKTFRSIEELENYKFDYDIYCTGSDQVWNYGWNEKIEYPYFLSFAPVNRTKISYAASFGKSSLLDCEIDETKRLLSRYNHITVRELSGVEIINALGICGSTNVLDPTLLLTGNEWREISSNKYKDDKYILIYNLNRNEKIDNYAKTLSKKTGLEVRYISYQLHEFYKNGKMYCNNKVEDFLSLIDNAQYVITDSFHVTAYSLNFNKEFVIVYPGKYSTRLQSILEILGLTNRVAKDKNDMTVVEEKINYKKVNHILNDERSRSLDWLREALKSEDIQG
- a CDS encoding sugar transferase translates to MYKVYKESWLKYYRFVGSDFICLYVAFLLPLSSGIVTKNNYGSYLELALMIGGSFYFYILLNDAYKNIYCRGYLLELKATLVQVSIIYGGVIFFTFLLKTTAVYSRLNLTLMYCLTVVLTYTLRTMIKNISIKRMKSSGYAKTGVVFTFSDRLEELDTIISSVQSNDCELYNFNRVVVLDDQPAVGCNIPRLSSKEAAFKYIKKNVVDDVLIFANHYNELIYEIEETCISMGVVVHYVLGERKSKYPKKEIIEEFGQYKIVTSGLNVISVRQLFVKRLIDICGSLVGLLITGVCCLFVAPMILIESPGPIFYSQTRVGANGRPFKIYKFRSMYPDAEKRKAELMAQNKMDGLMFKMDNDPRIIKGIGQFIRSTSIDELPQMWNVLKGDMSLVGTRPPTMDEFKEYSFHHKSRLAMKPGITGLWQISGRSEVTNFEEVVALDNKYISEWRMISDVKILFKTVMVVFGRYGAV